Proteins co-encoded in one Artemia franciscana chromosome 10, ASM3288406v1, whole genome shotgun sequence genomic window:
- the LOC136032345 gene encoding uncharacterized protein LOC136032345 — translation MPPHQFGFQPKLGCFHALKRLCNLFIDADKSGGTLALGTYDVSKAFDSLLRPQAMNELLNRGVSVDLVRPLLYMYRHMKAKIRIPGSNLLTDGYIPIHIGVKQGAVTSPTVYNNATFPAQCQLSSCCIYKGTDLSILCYADDVFNTSRTISGLEKCFLEICKNYSDIGLSLNAEKCDVLIFNEIDSTRSDNISIDLNGTEVNPCVKLKYLGLPIGKNLKKTRLLMLERMETKIRRAYGTIVSSQFHLNSTVLPYI, via the coding sequence ATGCCTCCTCACCAGTTTGGCTTCCAGCCTAAGCTTGGTTGCTTCCATGCTCTGAAACGTCTGTGCAATTTGTTTATCGATGCAGATAAATCCGGTGGTACTCTAGCGCTTGGAACATATGATGTTAGTAAAGCATTTGATTCGTTGTTGCGTCCCCAagcaatgaatgagcttttgaaCCGTGGTGTATCGGTAGACTTAGTTAGACCTCTTTTGTACATGTACCGCCATATGAAAGCAAAAATTCGTATACCTGGAAGCAATTTGCTGACTGATGGGTATATACCAATTCATATCGGGGTTAAGCAGGGTGCGGTTACTTCTCCCACGGTTTATAATAATGCAACGTTTCCAGCTCAGTGCCAACTTTCTTCTTGCTGTATATATAAAGGTACTGATTTGTCAATATTATGTTATGCAGACGACGTTTTTAATACTAGTAGGACTATCAGTGggctagaaaaatgttttttggagatatgtaaaaactacaGTGATATTGGACTTTCCctaaatgctgaaaaatgtgatgttttgatttttaatgaaatagatTCGACTAGATCAGATAATATATCTATAGATCTGAATGGTACAGAAGTAAATCCTtgtgttaagttgaaatatcttggccttcctattggaaaaaatctgaagaaaactAGACTATTGATGCTAGAAAGAATGGAAACGAAAATCCGTCGTGCATATGGTACAATTGTTAGTTCtcagtttcatttgaatagcaccgttttaccctatatttag